One segment of Candidatus Micrarchaeum acidiphilum ARMAN-2 DNA contains the following:
- a CDS encoding ribosomal protein L22/L17 produces the protein MRYSYNKDKSKVVFAGREDLNASFKDLSAVCDSIRYRNAAEAMEILEAIKSGSRPVLYLRHNKHMGSRHELGGRKGRFPKKCAGMIKNILTTAMANATAKGKDPESMVISHASANKTQIISRSPSKGILYHSGGYGYASLRRSDLELAKVEIGLSEVDQIELGPEKIRLIKANNERYLKKKASGKKQSPQRKPHKEVPKQESKKVEDKPKPQEKPVQAEKQPEKSLPKPEEKSNNLPMVESQAANTASQNSNPGKKSPDEAKKDDKNDGE, from the coding sequence TTGAGATACTCATACAACAAGGACAAGTCAAAAGTCGTTTTTGCGGGCAGGGAAGATCTTAACGCGAGTTTCAAGGATCTCTCAGCAGTCTGCGACTCGATAAGGTACAGGAACGCAGCAGAGGCAATGGAAATACTAGAAGCCATAAAAAGCGGTTCCAGGCCGGTCCTTTATCTTAGACACAACAAGCACATGGGATCAAGGCACGAGCTCGGCGGCCGCAAGGGCAGGTTCCCAAAAAAGTGCGCAGGAATGATAAAGAACATACTTACCACCGCAATGGCGAATGCAACCGCCAAAGGCAAGGATCCAGAAAGCATGGTTATATCGCACGCATCGGCGAACAAAACCCAGATAATAAGCAGATCGCCTTCAAAAGGAATACTGTACCACAGCGGAGGTTACGGATACGCATCGCTGAGAAGGAGCGACCTAGAGCTCGCTAAGGTAGAAATAGGCCTTTCAGAAGTTGACCAAATAGAGCTTGGCCCAGAAAAAATAAGGTTGATAAAGGCCAACAACGAAAGATATCTGAAGAAAAAAGCTTCTGGAAAGAAACAGTCCCCGCAGAGAAAGCCGCACAAGGAAGTACCAAAGCAGGAAAGCAAGAAGGTCGAGGACAAGCCAAAGCCGCAGGAGAAACCTGTGCAGGCCGAAAAACAGCCTGAAAAATCCCTCCCAAAACCTGAAGAGAAGTCGAATAATCTGCCAATGGTAGAGAGCCAAGCTGCAAACACTGCATCTCAAAACTCTAATCCGGGCAAGAAATCCCCAGATGAAGCAAAGAAAGATGATAAAAACGACGGTGAATAA
- a CDS encoding ribosomal protein S19/S15, protein MAEKVAFRGKVPSELEKLTNEEYAKLIKSRQRRWLKRNSIQLRQLSEKISRYKQKGINKSIKVKSRSALIMPSWIGMQFEVYNGKEYQKLEITAAMLGHRLGEFVYSTKRVMHSAPGIKATRGSKFLSQK, encoded by the coding sequence ATGGCAGAGAAAGTTGCATTCAGAGGGAAGGTTCCAAGCGAACTGGAAAAGCTCACAAATGAGGAATACGCAAAGCTTATAAAGTCAAGGCAGAGAAGGTGGCTTAAGCGCAATTCGATACAGCTCAGGCAGCTTTCCGAAAAGATTTCAAGATACAAGCAGAAAGGCATAAATAAATCCATAAAGGTAAAGTCAAGATCGGCACTGATAATGCCTTCGTGGATAGGCATGCAGTTCGAGGTATACAACGGCAAGGAATATCAGAAACTTGAAATAACTGCAGCAATGCTTGGCCACAGGCTTGGCGAGTTCGTATACTCTACAAAGAGGGTAATGCACTCCGCCCCAGGAATAAAGGCTACAAGGGGCAGCAAGTTCCTTTCTCAGAAGTGA